One Brevibacterium spongiae DNA segment encodes these proteins:
- the pcaG gene encoding protocatechuate 3,4-dioxygenase subunit alpha — MTDLTATPDLTPTPGQTVGPFYGYALPFDHDNELVPPGSARAVQLTGTVFDGAGEPVPDAILEIWQPDENGEVPRATGSLRRNGFTFTGFGRTAVDPEGEFSFSTVNPGPTEAGKAPFISVVIFARGLLNRLFTRIYLPEDTAALAADPLLSSLDESERARLIATRGADGSLHFDIRLQGEEETPFLRFPGHED, encoded by the coding sequence ATGACTGATCTCACCGCAACCCCAGACCTGACGCCGACCCCGGGCCAGACCGTCGGGCCGTTCTACGGCTATGCCCTGCCCTTCGACCATGACAACGAGCTCGTCCCGCCCGGATCGGCCCGCGCCGTGCAGCTGACCGGGACCGTCTTTGACGGCGCCGGCGAACCCGTCCCCGATGCCATCCTCGAGATCTGGCAGCCCGACGAGAACGGCGAAGTCCCCCGCGCCACGGGCTCACTGCGCCGCAACGGCTTCACCTTCACCGGCTTCGGCCGCACCGCCGTCGACCCCGAGGGCGAGTTCAGCTTCTCCACCGTCAACCCCGGCCCCACCGAGGCCGGCAAGGCCCCGTTCATCAGCGTCGTCATCTTCGCCCGCGGACTGCTCAACCGCCTGTTCACCCGGATCTATCTGCCCGAGGACACCGCGGCCCTGGCTGCCGACCCGCTGCTGTCCTCCCTCGACGAATCCGAACGCGCACGCCTCATCGCCACCCGAGGGGCTGACGGATCGCTGCACTTCGACATACGGTTGCAGGGTGAGGAGGAAACCCCCTTCCTCCGATTCCCCGGCCACGAGGACTGA
- the pcaC gene encoding 4-carboxymuconolactone decarboxylase, whose protein sequence is MPTASGPREASRDEVREAGMTVRRQVLSDAHVDRANAKVDDFTSDFQDLITRYAWGEIWTRPGLERRMRSAITLTAMIADGHEAELAMHVKAALRNGLTRDEIKEVLLQSAIYCSVPSANTAFSVASQALAEYDAEEANAD, encoded by the coding sequence CTGCCCACCGCATCCGGGCCGAGGGAGGCCAGCCGCGACGAGGTGCGCGAGGCGGGGATGACCGTGCGCCGTCAGGTGCTCTCCGACGCCCATGTCGACCGTGCGAACGCGAAGGTCGACGACTTCACGAGCGATTTCCAAGACCTCATCACCCGCTATGCCTGGGGAGAGATCTGGACCCGACCCGGTCTCGAACGGCGGATGCGCTCGGCCATCACGCTCACCGCCATGATCGCCGACGGTCACGAAGCGGAGCTGGCCATGCACGTCAAGGCCGCACTCCGCAACGGACTCACGCGCGACGAGATCAAGGAGGTCCTCCTCCAATCGGCCATCTACTGTTCGGTGCCGAGCGCGAACACCGCGTTCTCCGTCGCCTCCCAAGCCCTGGCCGAATACGACGCGGAGGAAGCGAACGCGGACTGA
- a CDS encoding lyase family protein, with product MTDTAHTRFLFAPGDLRGAEAIDDAALISAIGQVETAWIVAQGRVGLVSSETRAEVAAAIDATVRSLTDDHSHLESLGETAESGGNPVIPFLSLVRERLSAEASRCVHRGLTSQDVIDTAIGLLVSRVVRQMQARLEVIGASLVELSESHAQTLCLARTLTQPALPTTFGLKAANWAAEVNEVQAQAPYVDYVQVGGAAGTRAAIRWFAGDSTDSLLREFHMQMVGPDAALTQIPVPWHTDRVRIMSWGTHLTQCVTVGASIARDVLVGVRPEIGELSLAATGGSSAMPHKSNPTSAVLLHRNGMRVPGALSTLTTAAAEAVEERSDGAWHAEWPALSELMTLAVSSLIMLDEMIAGLTIRPDAMRANLDAAGPGIFGEKLNIVFGDRLSKDQLAAITAPGTDPVSALREAVGDEDGIAEFFTPESYLGEAEDIRRTILRTIDNSGPQEIDLPSFD from the coding sequence ATGACCGACACCGCCCACACCCGCTTCCTCTTCGCCCCCGGCGATCTGCGCGGGGCCGAAGCCATCGACGACGCCGCGCTCATCTCCGCGATCGGGCAGGTCGAGACCGCGTGGATCGTCGCCCAGGGACGGGTGGGGCTGGTGTCGTCGGAGACCCGCGCCGAGGTGGCCGCCGCCATCGACGCCACCGTCCGATCGCTGACGGACGATCACTCCCACCTCGAGTCCTTGGGCGAGACCGCCGAATCCGGCGGCAACCCCGTCATCCCGTTCCTCAGCCTCGTCCGCGAACGGCTGAGCGCGGAGGCCTCCCGCTGCGTGCATCGGGGGCTGACCAGCCAAGATGTCATCGACACGGCCATCGGTCTGCTCGTCTCCCGAGTCGTGAGGCAGATGCAGGCCCGCCTCGAGGTCATCGGCGCCTCCCTCGTCGAGCTCTCCGAATCCCACGCGCAGACCCTGTGCCTGGCGCGCACACTCACCCAGCCTGCCCTTCCGACAACCTTCGGACTCAAGGCTGCGAACTGGGCCGCCGAGGTCAACGAAGTCCAGGCTCAGGCCCCCTACGTCGACTACGTGCAGGTGGGCGGTGCCGCCGGAACCCGGGCCGCGATCCGCTGGTTCGCAGGAGACTCGACCGACTCGCTGCTGCGCGAGTTCCATATGCAGATGGTCGGCCCCGATGCCGCGCTCACCCAGATCCCCGTCCCCTGGCACACCGACCGCGTGCGCATCATGTCCTGGGGAACTCATCTGACCCAATGTGTGACCGTCGGTGCCTCGATCGCCCGCGACGTCCTCGTCGGCGTCCGCCCCGAGATCGGGGAGCTGTCCCTGGCCGCCACCGGCGGATCATCGGCGATGCCGCACAAATCGAATCCCACCTCGGCGGTGCTACTCCACCGCAACGGCATGCGCGTGCCCGGCGCTCTGTCCACTCTGACCACGGCCGCCGCCGAGGCGGTCGAAGAACGCTCCGACGGTGCCTGGCATGCCGAATGGCCCGCCCTCTCCGAACTCATGACCTTGGCGGTCTCGTCGCTCATCATGCTCGATGAGATGATCGCGGGCCTGACGATCCGGCCCGACGCGATGCGTGCGAACCTCGACGCAGCCGGCCCCGGGATCTTCGGCGAGAAGCTCAACATCGTCTTCGGCGACCGGCTGAGCAAGGACCAGCTCGCCGCGATCACGGCCCCCGGAACCGACCCCGTCTCCGCCCTGCGCGAGGCGGTCGGCGACGAGGACGGGATCGCGGAGTTCTTCACACCCGAGTCCTACCTCGGCGAGGCCGAAGACATCCGCCGGACGATCCTACGCACCATCGACAATTCCGGACCGCAGGAGATCGACCTGCCGTCCTTCGACTGA
- a CDS encoding MFS transporter, with amino-acid sequence MSEAPVSRGVYKFAVFALAIGAFAIGVTEFATMGLLPMIAEELGITVPQAGHAVSFYAIGVVVGAPLITTIAAHMDRKLLLLCMMGLFALGNLASMLAPTAGLFNIARFVSGLPHGAYLGIGAVVAASLVPANRRGRAMSRVMLGLTIANIFGVPFAAALGNMFGWRSAYALVAALGVLTVIMVAIAVPRVSVGAGEVPSARGEIKALGRVQIILTLVAGSVGFGGMFAVYTYITPTMTDVAGVPEVAIPWVLAVYGLGMTAGSLIAGPLVDKSIERSATGGMILSALVLAAFGAFTHIAAIAIIALFLIGISGSMITTALQMRLFRESHDAPSLSAAMNHAAFNLANALGAWLGGIVITAGLGYRAPAWVGVGLCLAGLIVISIAIFLRRGGSPDPSTRTSVET; translated from the coding sequence ATGAGCGAAGCACCGGTCTCCCGCGGAGTCTACAAATTCGCCGTGTTCGCCCTGGCGATCGGCGCCTTCGCCATCGGTGTGACCGAATTCGCGACCATGGGTCTGCTGCCGATGATCGCCGAGGAGCTCGGCATCACGGTCCCCCAGGCCGGGCACGCAGTGTCGTTCTACGCGATCGGCGTCGTCGTCGGCGCGCCCCTGATCACGACCATCGCCGCCCACATGGACCGCAAGCTGCTGCTTCTGTGCATGATGGGCCTCTTCGCCCTGGGCAATCTCGCGTCGATGCTCGCTCCGACGGCCGGACTGTTCAACATCGCCCGCTTCGTCTCAGGCCTGCCGCACGGCGCCTACCTGGGCATCGGAGCGGTCGTCGCTGCCTCTCTCGTTCCGGCCAACCGTCGCGGGCGGGCCATGTCGCGAGTGATGCTGGGGCTGACGATCGCCAACATCTTCGGCGTGCCCTTCGCCGCGGCACTCGGCAACATGTTCGGATGGCGCAGCGCCTACGCCCTCGTCGCCGCGCTCGGCGTCCTCACTGTCATCATGGTCGCCATCGCCGTCCCGCGAGTGAGCGTCGGTGCCGGTGAGGTGCCCTCGGCCCGCGGGGAGATCAAGGCGCTCGGACGCGTGCAGATCATCCTCACCCTCGTGGCTGGATCCGTGGGCTTCGGCGGCATGTTCGCCGTCTACACCTACATCACCCCGACCATGACCGACGTCGCCGGCGTCCCCGAGGTCGCGATCCCCTGGGTGCTCGCCGTCTACGGTCTGGGCATGACCGCGGGCTCGCTCATCGCAGGACCGCTTGTCGACAAGTCCATCGAACGCTCGGCCACCGGCGGCATGATCCTCTCGGCGCTCGTGCTCGCCGCCTTCGGTGCCTTCACGCATATCGCGGCGATCGCGATCATCGCCCTCTTCCTCATCGGCATCTCCGGATCGATGATCACCACTGCCCTGCAGATGCGCCTGTTCCGCGAATCCCACGACGCCCCGAGCCTGTCCGCTGCCATGAACCATGCCGCCTTCAACCTCGCCAACGCCCTGGGCGCCTGGCTCGGCGGCATCGTCATCACCGCGGGACTGGGCTACCGCGCCCCGGCCTGGGTGGGCGTGGGGCTGTGCCTGGCCGGACTCATCGTCATCTCCATCGCGATCTTCCTCCGCCGAGGCGGCTCCCCCGACCCGAGCACCCGCACCTCCGTCGAAACCTGA
- a CDS encoding basic amino acid ABC transporter substrate-binding protein, whose amino-acid sequence MKRRSSLAILAAGAMLALSACGGGGDSEPAATAEGGVPLVKEGKLTTCTHLSYQPFQFEKDGEVVGFDVDIVDAVAKKLGVEQEIVNTPFETITTGAAFNQDQCDVAAAAMTITPEREEAIGFSEPYFAANQAVLTKDDKTAKDADALKDFKVAAQAGTTGLDYATENFKDAEVITYEDLPLSLEALKTGQADAVINDNGVLYDYAANNDGFAVGFDIDTGESYGIGMKKDSAELKKAVDDTVKELKDNGEYDKIYKKWFKQEPPKE is encoded by the coding sequence ATGAAACGACGCTCGAGCCTGGCCATTCTGGCCGCCGGCGCCATGCTCGCCCTGTCCGCCTGCGGCGGCGGAGGCGATTCGGAACCCGCAGCGACCGCTGAGGGCGGAGTCCCCCTGGTCAAGGAAGGCAAGCTGACCACCTGCACCCACCTGTCCTACCAGCCGTTCCAGTTCGAGAAGGACGGCGAGGTCGTCGGCTTCGATGTCGACATCGTCGATGCCGTGGCGAAGAAGCTCGGCGTCGAGCAGGAGATCGTCAATACACCGTTCGAGACGATCACGACTGGCGCAGCATTCAACCAGGACCAGTGCGATGTCGCTGCAGCGGCCATGACGATCACTCCGGAGCGCGAAGAGGCCATCGGATTCTCCGAGCCGTACTTCGCCGCCAACCAGGCCGTCCTCACCAAGGACGACAAGACCGCGAAGGACGCCGACGCGCTCAAGGACTTCAAGGTGGCAGCCCAGGCAGGCACCACCGGCCTCGACTACGCGACGGAAAATTTCAAAGACGCAGAAGTCATCACTTATGAGGATCTTCCCCTGTCTCTCGAAGCACTGAAAACCGGCCAGGCCGACGCTGTCATCAATGACAACGGGGTTCTCTACGACTACGCCGCGAACAATGACGGCTTTGCGGTCGGCTTCGACATCGACACCGGAGAGAGCTACGGCATCGGCATGAAGAAGGACAGCGCCGAGTTGAAGAAAGCCGTCGACGACACCGTCAAGGAGCTCAAGGACAACGGAGAATACGACAAGATCTACAAGAAGTGGTTCAAGCAGGAGCCACCCAAGGAGTGA
- a CDS encoding 4-hydroxybenzoate 3-monooxygenase — translation MPELQTDVAIVGAGPAGLMLAHLMHNAGIDSVVIDNRSRDEIAHTHRAGILEAGSVRMLEAAGVESRVHTEGHRHDGIDIRVNGVSHPFDFPELAGESVWLYPQNEIFVDLAAARERTGEPIYYSVTDTHLGDIESERPWVTATTADGEELTIRARYVVGADGSRGPCRSMIPEGTRQRFFHEYPFAWFGILCEAPPSHEVLIYSRSERGFALISQRSSNVQRMYFQASPDTDVADWSDDRIWTELQSRVDGPDGFELKTGPIFDKTVLPFRSAVTEPMQHGSLFLAGDSAHTVPPTGAKGLNLAFADVAVLAPALIKALKDSDTEALAGYSQTATKRVWKAQNFSYQMTRMLHTDPTQDAFETKRSLGELGSILDSDHGRRYLAECYTGWPHG, via the coding sequence GTGCCAGAACTTCAGACAGACGTCGCGATCGTCGGCGCGGGACCCGCGGGGCTCATGCTCGCGCACCTGATGCACAACGCCGGCATCGATTCCGTCGTCATCGACAATCGCAGCCGCGACGAGATCGCCCACACCCACCGCGCAGGAATCCTCGAAGCAGGATCCGTGCGCATGCTCGAGGCCGCCGGCGTCGAATCCCGCGTCCACACCGAAGGACACCGCCACGACGGCATCGACATCCGCGTCAACGGCGTCTCCCACCCCTTCGACTTCCCGGAACTCGCCGGCGAATCGGTCTGGCTCTACCCCCAGAACGAGATCTTCGTCGACCTCGCCGCCGCCCGCGAACGCACGGGCGAACCGATCTACTACTCGGTCACGGACACCCACCTCGGCGATATCGAATCCGAACGTCCCTGGGTCACCGCCACCACCGCAGACGGCGAGGAACTGACGATCCGAGCCCGCTACGTCGTCGGCGCCGACGGCTCCCGCGGCCCCTGCCGCTCGATGATCCCCGAGGGCACCCGACAGCGCTTCTTCCACGAGTACCCCTTTGCCTGGTTCGGCATCCTCTGCGAAGCCCCACCCAGTCACGAAGTGCTCATCTACTCCCGCTCCGAACGCGGCTTCGCGCTCATCTCCCAACGCAGCTCGAACGTCCAGCGCATGTACTTCCAGGCCTCCCCCGACACCGACGTGGCCGACTGGTCCGATGACCGGATCTGGACCGAGCTCCAGTCCCGCGTCGACGGCCCCGACGGCTTCGAGCTCAAGACCGGGCCGATCTTCGACAAGACTGTGCTCCCCTTCCGCTCGGCCGTGACCGAACCCATGCAGCACGGCTCCCTCTTCCTCGCCGGCGACAGCGCCCACACGGTCCCGCCGACCGGCGCGAAAGGCCTCAACCTCGCCTTCGCCGACGTCGCTGTGCTCGCCCCCGCCCTGATCAAGGCGCTCAAGGACTCCGACACCGAGGCGCTGGCAGGCTACTCCCAGACCGCGACCAAACGGGTCTGGAAAGCACAGAACTTCTCCTACCAGATGACCCGGATGCTCCACACCGACCCAACGCAGGATGCCTTCGAAACGAAGCGCAGCCTCGGCGAGCTGGGGTCCATCCTCGATTCCGACCACGGCCGCCGTTACCTCGCCGAGTGCTACACCGGCTGGCCACACGGCTGA
- a CDS encoding amino acid ABC transporter permease has translation MSKRKKAKISRGIQYALLVIIAAVIAITADWPTLIDTFGRVDVAVAMFPDVISKALKNTVVFTALGFVLGLAIAIVLALMRLSSVGVYRWIAFIYIEFFRGLPALVVFLVMGFGLPVAFPGFLLPQLVTIMIALALVGSAYMAETIRAGIQAVPKGQVEAARSLGMSSSRAMFTIVLPQAMRIILPPLTNELILLTKDSSLAFLLGSSVDGRELAALARAEIVNTANLTPFIVVALCYLVITIPLSYLSRVLERKYGSAEAGVK, from the coding sequence TTGAGTAAGCGAAAAAAAGCTAAGATCTCGCGAGGGATCCAGTATGCACTCCTCGTCATAATCGCGGCAGTCATTGCAATCACCGCCGACTGGCCGACGCTCATCGACACCTTCGGGCGCGTCGATGTCGCCGTGGCCATGTTCCCAGATGTCATCTCCAAAGCTCTGAAGAACACCGTCGTATTCACAGCCCTCGGCTTCGTCCTCGGACTCGCTATCGCCATCGTTCTCGCCCTGATGCGCTTGTCCTCGGTCGGCGTCTATCGATGGATAGCCTTCATCTACATCGAATTCTTCCGCGGACTGCCGGCGCTCGTGGTATTCCTCGTCATGGGCTTCGGACTGCCCGTGGCGTTCCCCGGTTTCTTGCTGCCGCAGCTGGTCACCATCATGATCGCCCTAGCTCTCGTCGGCTCTGCCTATATGGCCGAAACGATACGCGCAGGCATCCAGGCGGTGCCGAAAGGACAGGTCGAGGCCGCACGATCATTGGGCATGTCATCGTCTCGCGCAATGTTCACGATTGTCCTCCCCCAGGCGATGCGCATCATTCTGCCTCCTCTGACGAACGAGCTCATCCTGCTCACGAAGGACTCATCGTTGGCGTTTCTCCTCGGCTCCTCTGTCGACGGTCGCGAGCTGGCGGCACTGGCCCGCGCTGAGATCGTGAACACCGCAAACCTCACCCCATTCATCGTCGTCGCCCTCTGCTACCTC
- a CDS encoding MFS transporter → MSTETQPGNPNPTPDADTGTESDAIAATRKNNTRGKVLTASMVGTTIEFFDFYAYATASSLVFPALFFPNQTSTTQLLSSFAIFGVAFVARPLGSIIFGHFGDRVGRKKTLIASLLIMGIGTFLIGLLPTASTPGWVVLAPLFLVLLRFCQGVGLGGEWSGAALLATENAPKGKRAIWGTFPQLGAPVGFIIANLLFVALGTWTSPEAFLAWGWRIPFLLSALLVAVGLYVRMSLMETPAFQLVAQKQQISKAPLGRVFATSWKPLILGSFIMLATYVIFYFMTAFTLTYGTSPATPEQAQTAAEAAGKTFDPAGFVAGLGYTKNEFLTYLIIGVVFFGIFTVVSGPLAEKLGRRKMLLGVTVLIAAYGLVVNTLFNAGTAGVIVGLIVGFILMGLTFGPMAAYLPELFPANVRYTGSAISYNMSSVIGAGPAPFAMVALWQAEGGSIFYCGLYIIAAAILTLIALWLAKDTSDLDMEDQLS, encoded by the coding sequence ATGTCCACCGAAACACAGCCGGGGAACCCCAACCCCACACCGGATGCCGACACCGGCACCGAATCCGACGCCATCGCGGCCACCAGGAAGAACAACACCCGCGGCAAGGTTCTGACCGCCTCGATGGTCGGCACCACGATCGAATTCTTCGATTTCTACGCCTACGCGACCGCCTCGTCGCTGGTCTTCCCGGCCCTTTTCTTCCCCAACCAGACCTCGACGACGCAGCTGCTGAGCTCGTTCGCGATCTTCGGCGTCGCCTTCGTCGCGCGCCCCCTCGGCTCGATCATCTTCGGCCACTTCGGCGACCGGGTCGGCCGGAAGAAGACACTCATCGCCTCCCTGCTCATCATGGGCATCGGCACCTTCCTCATCGGCCTGCTGCCTACGGCCTCAACACCGGGCTGGGTCGTCCTCGCACCCCTGTTCCTCGTCCTCCTGCGCTTCTGCCAGGGAGTCGGGCTCGGCGGCGAATGGTCGGGTGCTGCCCTGCTGGCCACCGAGAACGCGCCGAAGGGCAAACGTGCCATCTGGGGCACCTTCCCGCAGCTCGGCGCACCCGTCGGCTTCATCATCGCGAACCTGCTCTTCGTCGCCCTCGGCACCTGGACCTCCCCCGAGGCGTTCCTCGCATGGGGATGGCGCATCCCGTTCCTGCTCTCGGCCCTACTCGTGGCCGTCGGCCTCTACGTGCGCATGTCCCTCATGGAGACGCCGGCCTTCCAGCTCGTCGCGCAGAAGCAGCAGATCTCGAAGGCTCCGCTCGGGCGCGTGTTCGCCACGAGCTGGAAGCCGCTCATCCTCGGCTCATTCATCATGCTCGCGACGTACGTGATCTTCTACTTCATGACCGCCTTCACGCTGACCTACGGCACGTCACCGGCCACCCCCGAACAGGCTCAGACCGCCGCCGAGGCGGCAGGCAAGACCTTCGATCCCGCCGGGTTCGTCGCGGGGCTGGGGTACACGAAGAACGAATTCCTCACCTACCTCATCATCGGAGTCGTCTTCTTCGGCATCTTCACCGTCGTCTCCGGACCTCTTGCCGAGAAGCTGGGACGCCGGAAGATGCTGCTGGGCGTGACCGTGCTCATCGCCGCCTACGGACTCGTCGTCAACACGCTGTTCAACGCCGGCACCGCAGGAGTCATCGTCGGGCTCATCGTCGGCTTCATCCTCATGGGACTGACCTTCGGCCCGATGGCCGCGTACCTGCCGGAGCTCTTCCCCGCCAATGTCCGCTACACCGGATCGGCGATCTCCTACAACATGTCCAGCGTCATCGGAGCCGGGCCCGCACCGTTCGCGATGGTCGCCCTGTGGCAGGCCGAAGGAGGATCGATCTTCTACTGCGGCCTCTACATCATCGCTGCCGCGATCCTCACGCTCATCGCTCTGTGGCTGGCCAAGGACACCTCTGACCTCGACATGGAGGACCAGCTGAGCTGA
- a CDS encoding peptidylprolyl isomerase, with protein sequence MDLRAPSRSHALTRTSDALTRNPDDQTRRPRSLALLTLAALAVLALLLLSGCGSSDSEGDSGDSSGSDSASSSDSSDSSTEAAGGTCSYPADSQSAAKEVKAPAEEPEAKGSVDATIATSAGDLAVTLDADRAPCTVNSFLSLADQKYFADTECHRLTTEGIFVLQCGDPSGTGSGGPGYSFADELDGSETYPAGTLAMANAGPDTNGSQFFVVYDDSSLPPDYTVFGSLDEKSTKTVADIAAKGTDSGSSDGAPKEKVTISGVTVAK encoded by the coding sequence ATGGATCTTCGCGCGCCCAGCCGCTCTCATGCCCTGACCCGCACCTCTGATGCTCTGACCCGCAACCCTGACGACCAAACCCGACGCCCGAGATCGCTCGCCCTCCTGACCCTCGCGGCACTGGCCGTCCTTGCCCTCCTGCTTCTGAGCGGTTGCGGATCGTCTGATTCCGAGGGCGATTCAGGAGACAGTTCCGGCAGCGATTCCGCGTCGTCTTCGGACTCTTCGGACTCTTCGACCGAGGCGGCCGGCGGAACCTGCTCGTACCCTGCCGATTCGCAGTCCGCGGCCAAGGAGGTCAAGGCGCCTGCAGAGGAGCCGGAGGCAAAAGGCAGCGTCGACGCCACCATCGCCACCTCGGCCGGAGACCTGGCCGTCACTCTCGATGCCGACCGCGCACCCTGCACCGTCAACAGCTTCCTGTCCCTGGCCGATCAGAAGTACTTCGCTGACACCGAGTGCCACCGCCTGACCACCGAGGGCATCTTCGTCCTCCAGTGCGGAGACCCCTCGGGCACCGGAAGCGGCGGCCCCGGCTACTCCTTCGCCGATGAGCTCGACGGCTCCGAGACCTACCCGGCAGGAACGCTCGCCATGGCCAATGCCGGGCCGGATACGAACGGTTCGCAGTTCTTCGTCGTCTACGACGACAGCTCGCTGCCGCCGGACTACACAGTCTTCGGTTCCCTTGACGAGAAGAGCACGAAGACCGTCGCCGACATCGCCGCCAAGGGCACCGACTCCGGCTCCTCGGACGGTGCTCCGAAGGAGAAGGTGACGATCAGCGGAGTCACGGTCGCGAAATGA
- the pcaH gene encoding protocatechuate 3,4-dioxygenase subunit beta produces the protein MSQHQTSEPEETTEAFDSPTVIAEAVKGPDDAAESQATLSEEIDGIETQYKQEVAGGKKPETQPRLDYRPYRSSILRHPTKDPRHTDPETIELFSPAFGHRDIGTLESDLTIQADGEPIGERIRVTGRILDGEGRPVRNQLVEIWQANSAGRYIHKRDQHPAPIDPNFTGVGRTLTGDDGSYSFTTIKPGPYPWKNHHNAWRPAHIHFSLFGSEFTQRMITQMYFPGDPLFALDPIYQSITDQKARDRLVATYDHNITEHEFLMGYNWDIVLTGANRTWMEEEDDD, from the coding sequence ATGAGTCAGCACCAGACCTCGGAGCCCGAAGAGACCACCGAGGCGTTCGATTCCCCGACCGTCATCGCTGAGGCCGTGAAAGGCCCCGACGACGCCGCCGAATCCCAGGCGACCCTGTCGGAGGAGATCGACGGCATCGAAACGCAGTACAAGCAGGAGGTCGCCGGCGGGAAGAAACCGGAGACCCAGCCGCGACTGGACTACCGCCCCTACCGGTCCTCGATCCTGCGCCACCCGACGAAGGACCCTCGCCACACCGACCCGGAGACGATCGAACTCTTCTCCCCCGCCTTCGGACACCGCGACATCGGCACCCTCGAATCGGATCTGACCATCCAGGCCGACGGCGAACCGATCGGTGAGCGCATCCGCGTGACCGGTCGCATCCTCGACGGCGAAGGTCGTCCCGTGCGCAATCAGCTCGTCGAGATCTGGCAGGCGAACTCGGCCGGGCGCTATATCCACAAACGCGACCAGCACCCGGCACCGATCGACCCGAACTTCACCGGCGTCGGACGCACCCTCACCGGCGATGACGGCTCCTATTCGTTCACGACGATCAAACCCGGCCCCTACCCGTGGAAGAACCACCACAATGCCTGGCGGCCGGCCCACATCCACTTCTCGCTCTTCGGCTCCGAGTTCACCCAGCGCATGATCACCCAGATGTACTTCCCCGGCGATCCGCTCTTCGCTCTCGACCCGATCTACCAGTCGATCACCGACCAGAAGGCCCGTGACCGTCTGGTGGCGACCTATGACCACAACATCACCGAGCACGAGTTCCTCATGGGATACAACTGGGACATCGTGCTCACCGGAGCCAACCGGACCTGGATGGAAGAAGAGGACGATGACTGA